In the genome of Tropicibacter oceani, one region contains:
- the ftsW gene encoding putative lipid II flippase FtsW — MTEMVYGTVSVRDGEPILPKWWRTVDKWALSCILMLFGVGILLGLAASPPLAERNNFAPFHYVQRQAFFGGLAMIAMFLTSMMTPVMVRRAAVLGFVGAFIALALLPFFGTDFGKGAVRWYSLGFASVQPSEFLKPTFVIAAAWMMAAAQDLGGPPGRMYSFVLMVAIVLMLAMQPDFGQASLVLFGWGVMWFVGGAPMILLIGLAGLVVLCGSFAYNNSEHFARRIDGFLSPEVDPTTQLGYATNAIREGGFFGVGVGEGQVKWSLPDAHTDFIIAVAAEEYGLVLVLAIIALYATIVVRSLIRLMRERDPFIRLAGTGLACMFGVQAMINMGVAVRLLPAKGMTLPFVSYGGSSLIAGGIAVGMLLAFTRTRPQGEIGDILRGRSR, encoded by the coding sequence ATGACGGAAATGGTCTATGGTACGGTGTCGGTGCGCGATGGCGAGCCGATCTTGCCGAAATGGTGGCGGACGGTGGACAAATGGGCCCTGTCCTGCATCCTGATGCTGTTCGGCGTGGGGATATTGCTGGGGCTTGCGGCCTCGCCTCCGCTGGCCGAGCGCAACAATTTTGCCCCCTTCCACTATGTCCAGCGGCAGGCCTTCTTTGGCGGGCTGGCGATGATCGCGATGTTCCTGACCTCGATGATGACGCCGGTGATGGTGCGGCGCGCGGCGGTGCTGGGCTTTGTCGGAGCCTTCATCGCGCTGGCGCTGCTGCCGTTCTTCGGCACGGATTTCGGCAAGGGCGCGGTGCGCTGGTACTCGCTGGGCTTTGCCTCGGTGCAGCCTTCGGAATTCCTCAAGCCGACCTTCGTGATCGCGGCGGCCTGGATGATGGCTGCGGCGCAGGACCTGGGCGGACCTCCGGGGCGGATGTATTCCTTTGTCCTGATGGTGGCCATCGTTCTGATGCTGGCCATGCAGCCCGACTTTGGCCAGGCCTCGCTGGTGCTGTTCGGCTGGGGCGTGATGTGGTTCGTCGGCGGCGCGCCGATGATCCTGCTGATCGGCCTTGCCGGGCTGGTGGTGCTGTGCGGCAGCTTTGCCTACAACAACTCGGAACACTTTGCGCGCCGCATCGACGGTTTCCTGTCCCCCGAGGTCGATCCGACCACGCAGCTGGGCTATGCCACCAATGCCATCCGCGAGGGCGGGTTCTTTGGCGTCGGCGTCGGCGAGGGCCAGGTGAAATGGAGCCTGCCGGACGCCCATACCGATTTCATCATCGCGGTGGCGGCCGAGGAATACGGGCTGGTGCTGGTGCTGGCGATCATCGCGCTGTACGCGACCATCGTGGTGCGTAGCCTGATCCGGCTGATGCGTGAACGCGATCCGTTTATCCGCCTTGCCGGGACCGGCCTTGCCTGCATGTTCGGAGTGCAGGCGATGATCAACATGGGTGTTGCCGTGCGCCTGCTGCCGGCCAAGGGCATGACGCTGCCCTTTGTCAGCTATGGCGGTTCGTCCCTTATTGCGGGCGGGATTGCGGTTGGCATGTTGCTGGCGTTTACCCGCACGCGGCCACAGGGCGAAATCGGGGATATCCTGCGGGGCCGGTCGCGCTGA
- a CDS encoding XRE family transcriptional regulator gives MSTQLTERLANCLAALRAGRGWTLDQLAAQSGVSRAALSRLENAEVSPSADVLSRLACAYGLTPSRLLGMVEDGFAAHVPRDDQAILRDGTAGHMRRCVSPSSRALAGEVLECRLSPGSVWQQDAPAIPGQEHHLIMLAGGMSARIEAREFTLSQGDALRFRPHGAIRFETDAGQGAKYILCMVSPAS, from the coding sequence ATGAGTACCCAATTGACTGAACGCCTGGCCAACTGCCTGGCCGCGCTGCGCGCCGGGCGCGGCTGGACGCTGGATCAGCTGGCGGCGCAAAGCGGTGTCAGCCGGGCCGCCCTGTCGCGGCTGGAAAACGCCGAGGTCAGCCCTTCGGCGGACGTTCTGTCACGCCTGGCCTGTGCCTATGGGCTGACGCCTTCGCGCCTGCTGGGCATGGTCGAAGACGGTTTTGCCGCGCATGTCCCGCGCGACGATCAGGCGATCCTGCGCGATGGCACCGCCGGGCACATGCGCCGCTGCGTGTCGCCTTCGTCGCGCGCACTGGCGGGCGAAGTGCTGGAATGCCGGTTGTCGCCGGGATCGGTCTGGCAACAGGACGCCCCGGCGATTCCGGGGCAGGAACACCACCTGATCATGCTTGCGGGGGGCATGTCGGCGCGGATCGAGGCGCGTGAATTCACCCTGTCGCAGGGCGATGCGCTGCGGTTTCGGCCGCATGGCGCCATCCGTTTCGAAACCGATGCGGGGCAGGGGGCCAAGTACATCCTGTGCATGGTCTCGCCCGCCAGCTAG